The sequence ttcgtaccgcatgcctgatgggaagaaactgacgatgacccatgtatacaaccttcttacagtgagtcaaccatatattatcggtatcatctaaatagTGTGTGCAttctttgtatcccttgttcgaatgtcctgacaagttgctaagagcaggccagtcattgatcgttacgaacagcaatgctcgtaggttgaagttttcctatttgtattcatcccacatccgtacaccttcatcaccccagagcaataagagttcttcgaccaatggtcttaggtacacatcaatgtcatttccgggctgctttggacctgggataagcactggcatcatgatgaactttcgtttcatgcagagccatggtggaagattgtacatacaaagagtcataggccaagtgctatgaccactgctcatctcaccaaaaggattcatgccatccatactcaaaccgaaccttatgtttctcgcatccaaattaaattcagggtacgttctatctatttttctccaatgcgacccatcagcggggtgtctcaacatcgagtctttcttgcgttcctctttgtgccatcacatcaacttagcattatctttatttctaaacagacgcttcaaatgtggtattataggcgaataccacatgaccttcacaggaactctcttccggggaggctccccctcgacatctctaggatcatcttttctaatcttgtaatgcaatgcactgcatacgggatatgcatccaaattctcgtactcgcctcagtagaggatgcagtcgttgggccatgcatgtatcttttgcacttccaatcctaaagggcaaacaagttatttggcttcatacgttgtggtaggcaattcgttgtccttaggaagcattttttaacaagtttgagtaattcaccaaatcccttgtcggatacaccatttgtcgccttccattgcagcaactcgaaggtggtgccaagtttcttcaatccattttgacaatctgagtacaacaacttacggtggtcctctaacaacttatggaacttcaacctctccgtttcactctcatagtctgcctgcacattgtgcaatgcctgccccagatcgtcgctgggatcattttctgctacacctacttcgggctcttccatgggaatatcgtcatcgaatgcaccgattccagcattcccgggaaagtggtcgtcaaaatctttcttcattttcttccatggtaaccccctgttctccgtgcttcgtccaacaaacatacttctccatgaaactatttgcgaaaatgtggttGTGTAGGATTCtcgaagatgagtaatccttgttattgttgcaatgaacataCGGGCAgaacataaaaccattctgcttatttgcctcagccacagacaaaaaataatgcaggccatcaatgaattctttcgaacgtcggtcagcattgtacatccattgccggtccatcagcattttaaataaatcgatttgaattctttacacgtatcgaataaataaaatatattaaacctaaattaaactaaatgtaacataatatgaataattaaaagatctgcaatatccatcatacatcttgattaattaaaaggagtacttaatccattacagaacttaacaaaggagtactatacatgaaacttaaaaattcggacaacaacacattggttttcaaccgtccttgcatTGGAAcacagaatgctctaacggatttcttgctggcgcagaagaagatggcggagctgaaacatccgagtttggtggtgacgaaccgtaacgccgcaataaatcctcaagatcaaacggaggttcctcgccccttgccatgcattctctatattctttttccaaataacggagcgctgccctatgaaaaacACTAGGTTTtatggaccgacgacctactcgagttgtgcccttctctccagaaggacaacgatcacccccaccggcgccactccctccagctgctgaagccatattttactgaaaaatacctttattttccacaaaattataaattcttaccattacaatgcaaatattatttactattacaattacaatgatcagattaataactcttgcaaataacaatgaaatcatataaaaaagacgaaatgtatcattaattgaaagaaatctctaattaattgaaagaaatctctataacttctaattactttgacacccttcagttctaggagtacactcttttcaatatccagaaaccctctagaagaaaaaaaacctttatttctgaaaatgtatatgtcagtaacctcaaccctgcggtgatgacactgtctttcggggggacacggtgcggtacaaggatgtcaccaatcggccagtcgcagcaccaacatttacgattaataggcacagcacttggcacaggcagcgtgtTCGTTGATacgctctcagtacaacaacggccatgctgactgtgtcaaatgctgtcttcttatcaatcggaagtgctggtgatgcaatcagccgattcgcgacgtccttatagcgcatcgtgtatccccggaaggtagtgccatcaccgttggatggagattaacgacgtatacttatttcgaaataaagattttttagcttctaatggtttcaatgtgagcctgaataaatacatcactagagtgtcaaaataatccattcataatacaaaaattataatatactcatttcattaattcattcatgaatacaaaaattaactatccacaatatggtcatatatacaagtacatcacatgaagtgtctacactcattctaaaaatttctactatccacatactcatctaaatctaaaagaaaatcacacctacatatgcaatctaaatgtccaagaaatgaggtAGCTACACattctttctatttctaaagcatgaaatgagctatacaagccaaggaagaagagaaaaacataccccaaacctttagcgtcGATgtatggacggggaatcaaagatcttcacaaatgtgatGACGAAATGAgtaagaactcctctctcccgagccaaaaacagcaagaacaagttagctgaatggctcgggcggggggagagggaaggggataaaggggccaaggagttttgtcccggttggagacaccaaccgggacaaaaggggggccttttatcccggttggtgactccaaccgggacaaaagtctgCTCGGGCATTTTGTCcgagttggagccaccaaccgggataaaaagccacccttttgtcccagttggagccaccaaccgggataaaaggccacccttttgtcccggttggtgcctccaaccaggacaaaaggcccctgtcccccctggcccggctagccgttggacctcggacaaaagccacctattgtccgaGCCCAAAGggtgccgggacaaatggcctggaacaaatacctgttctgtagtagtgggagAAGTTTCAGGAGTAAATTATGCAAATTAGTCTAAAAAACGCggctggggggtgggggggtgaacggaccccaccgtttttcattaagaggaagcaactACGGTTTCTCCCGGCCGCggaaaaacccccgaaccctgacccatgcccgagagggccAAGCCTTGCGACGAGCACAgagaggggatttttttaccccaCGCATCGGAAATTCGCTCCACATGGGAATCGAACCCCGGCCGCGGGGGTGCCACCGGACGCCTTCGACCAACCAAGCTAGCGACTTTAGGCGCAAATTAGTCTAACAACTTATAAATTGTTCAATATAGTTTAAGAACACATCAAATTAGTGGATGTACTGTCCAAACGTAGACAGCGATGTATTTGACTACTATGCTGGATAGTGAGGTGTCAAGTGAAGGGTATATAGAGGGTTGGTATTCATCCAAGGGGATCGAGGATCATTTGATATATGACTGTATATTTATCTTGGTCTTGTAGGATAAAAAATTTCCAATTCTCTCTACTCCGTGTCACATTGAGCCTGATTGGTTGACTATCAAACTCTTGGCATGCCAACATTTTGGCTAGGTAAAAGTTGCCAATTTTTTTACCCAGCACTTGGTTTTCTACTAAAAATTATCAATATCTCACATTTACCTTACCAAAATGGTAGCAAGTTTTGGGTAGCAAACCAATCAGACTTATTAATCATTCATTGGGGGCAAAACTTTTCAAACCCTTCTATTTCTATCCATATGAATCCTATCAACACCAAATGTAATCACTCCGGTATCCAACAACAAACCTTCCATTATCCTTCTGTAAAATGAGCTGAATTGGACGTTTTCATAGTTGAGGGGCGAAATTGAACCGAGCATGATAGTTCAGGGACTAATTCTGCTATTTTGGCATTAGAGAACTTGCTTCCTGTCTTTGTAGTTCGTGGCTCCTGAGCTAAAATGAGCTGGCTCGAGCTTCTCACAAGCCGAGCTGAGCTGATGTTTCTGCTCAAGCCGATCTATCTCATTAACGTAACGAGCTGGACCGAGGACCGAGCCGAACCGAGCCAACATCCAGGTCTACATAATCCAACTTAGTTCTTatatattttagctcaaaattgaatAAGATAAGAGACTGACCCTTAGATAATCTAGGTTAAAATTCGAAGCCTTTACCAACCGAATATGTAAACCAGCCATCATGCTCGAATGAAAACACCAGCTTGGTGTGATTATAACAGAGGGTTAACGCTAAAAATAATGGACACTAACTATATTCAGGGGAGTGGCATTGGGTTCTTTGGAACAAGAAGGATCATGGTGTGGAGCAGCTGCCCCGTGATATCTGCATTGTAGGTTCTAGAACCCTCTCGACTGTGTCGTCTCATACCATTCTCAAtgcaaaatttcatatttatattTCCAAAAATACCACAGAAGCAAGAGTGTATTTAGTTGCTAGTTGAAATAGCTCACACAATGCATTGTTTCATATTGTGTTGTTTCCAATGGTACATGCAAGATACAAGTTAATCTTGAAAATAGTGTACACATGGTTTCATCCCTATAAAACTAGTTTCCTCTCTCACATAAATAGTGTGCTATATATGTCATCACAATTGCTTGCATGGCAACTCATGTATTGCCCATGAAACTGCCATTAGGAATGGCTTAAGAGAGAAGATGGTGTTTTCGGTCTCACTGAGCAGAACCTTGGGTATGTGCAAATTTGCAGTCTTAGAGCAGTCCAAACCAAAAAAACTATCTAGTAGTGTCACATGCTATATGTTACATCTAAGAAAGTATAGCTCCCAATGTTACAATTTATAATTGTGTCTACAAAATAAATTCCTTCAATGACCATTCTTCTTTCGCTACTAATCTCCTTCCTCTCCACTCTTGAATTCTATATTGGTATTTGTGGTATTCATCCCAATCATGAGTTTCATATAGTTTCTTGAACTTTGGTTTTTGCAAGAAACCATTTCTTGCATGATACCCAATTGTTggtcttttcctctctctctctctccactttAATTGCATTGCCAAATTACAAAATATCATACATGATAGCATATTAAATGCTATGGGAACTATATCCTTGTCATAGCATTGCATTGGGGCTACCCTTAAACTGCCCACCACTATACACCACTACCCTCAAGCATAATGCACGTGTGGCAAAAACATCCATTAACAATAGATCCTAACATGTTAATATGTACACCCTCTGTTACATAAAAAGTGCAATTCTCGGTTTAAAGGCAAATCTCATAAAGAGTGCAATTCTAGCAATAACTACATGCATTACCGTTTCAAATATATCTTttagaaattaattatttaCATGTGGTAGTTAATTCTGTGAAACACCTTCTATGTATAAATTAATGGGATTAAGACAATTACTAAGTGTAGTATGGTCATTTGCCAATAACACTAATTTATCTAATAAAAATCTAGTATTGCTTTCTTCATAGGACAATTTTGCTACACTATTGGATTGTACGTGCAATAATTTTCCAAGATATTCCACTAAAATTAAGCagtttacaagttgttggagcAATCTGCACCACCTGGTAGATTGTCTTATGTGTGTGCTGCAGAGTCCGTTGGGGCTGTATCTGTGTGATgttatctcttcttttgtcttggTTCAAGTCCTGTATTCTAGCTTGAAAGTCAGGTTAGAGAACGTTTGTCTTTGTTCCTCCCGTCTTAGTTTCTTTCCTCCCACCTATTGCTGACTTTCAACGGGCTATGTCTGAAAATATAGCAACGTTTATGTTTTTCCCAAGTTAAATATTTTTATTCTTATTCTTAATTAAATATAGATATTATGGGATGGAGTGAGTAGTAATTGTGGAGGTGATTTGATATGGGTGATTTTGCGAGACTTGGCAAGGGAAATGATCCTAACCATTAGCTGGCGTGTTTACTGTTGCAGATGACGGCGTCACACCTGCCCTACACCCGCAACGGCCTCAAGTTCTTCACCAAGCGCGGCGGGTTGACCTCCGTGGACGTCGAGAAGATCTGTAATCGCGCGGCGCAAAAGTACGTGGCCCGGAAGATGGGCCTCGGCAGCAGGGGCACGCCGCCGGTGGTAATGCGCGTCGACCTCATGAGCGCCTACTCCCAGCACCTCCGTGACATCATCAAGCAGCGCGTCGCGCACCCGACGCACTACGACACCCCGCTGAAGGGCTTCAAGGTCATCGTGAACGCCGGCAACGGCTGCGGTGGCTTCTTCACGTGGGATGTCTTGGAGAAGCTCGGCGCCGACACAACGGGTAGCCTGCACCTGGAGCCCGACGGCATGTTCCCCAACCACATGCCCAACCCGGAGGATGCCACTGCCATGTCGCTCACCCGCGACGCCGTGCTGGCCCACGGTGCGGACCTGGGGGTCGTCTTCGATACCGACGTGGACCGCAGCGGCGTGGTCGACGACACTGGCGCGGCTATTAACGGCGATAGGCTCATCGCGCTCATGTCGGCCATCGTGCTGGACGAGCACCCGGGCACAATGGTTGTCACCGACGCGCGCGCCAGCGATGGGCTCACGCGGTTTATCGCCTCCAGGGGAGGCCACCACTGCCTATACCGCGTGGGCTaccgcaacgtcatcgacaaGGGCGTCCAGCTCAACAATGACGGCGTAGAGACGCACCTGATGATGGAGACCACCGGCCACGGCGCGCTCAAGGAGAACTACTTCCTCGATGATGGTGGGTGAACTCCCTTACACGGCCTTGATCGAGCTCTCCTACTGACAGTGTATGACAtatcagaagatgatgacttgaTCTTATCATTTCGTTCCGTTGCCTCTCTGCTCTTCTTGCCGCGTGAAGGTGCGTACATGGTGGTGAAAATTGTCATCGAGATGGTCCGGATGAAACTGGCAGAATTGGATGGAGGCGTAGGGAGCCTCATCATGGATCTCGAGGAGCCTGCCGAGTCAGTTTTGTTGAGGATGAACATACTAGGTGAACCCAAGCATGCAAAGCAAAGGGGTACAATGGCCGTTGAGGCTTTCAAGAATTACATCCAGgtaaatctaaaattttgttaccTTGATTTAAGCAGGAGAGAACTGTTTAGCAACTCTTGTTTGTTTATGCGGCCTATTATTTTTAGATTCTGATGCGCGTACATAAATATTTTGCACGAATCTAACTAATCTGGCAGTTGTACAATCTTACTGAACTCATTCCGTTGTTCGTTCTGGAGCATATTAGGAGGACAAACTTTCCGGTTGGGTGCTCGATGATTGCGGGGATTGCTCAGTTGGCGAGGGATGCCTCGTGGACACAAATGATCATCCTATCGATGTTGATGCATACATGTACAGGTATATATGTTTTCCTTTTTACCAAAGCTTCTTTTCACAATATTATTCATGATAGTAGGCCTATTCTATTTCAAAATGACATCACCTCAGAGAACAGGCGATTAGTACCAGTTGGAAAAAGGTTTTAGTAGTCCTAGTTTTCCAACTGATATACTCcatccgtcccaaattatttgtcgttttggcttttctagatacatcaCTTTTGTTAAGCATCTAGACATGGTACGCACCTGGTATTATTAAAGATAGAGTCTTTTAGTCTCGGCTACGTAGTACTCTCTCggttccaaattattagtcattttggcttttctagatacatcgaTTTTactatacatacatacatacatacatacatacatacatacatacatacatacatacatacatacatacatacatacatacatacatacatacatacatacatacatacatatatatatacatatatatatatatatatatatatatatatatatatatatatatatatatagactaaAAGACTCTATCTTTAATAATAACaggtgactacaatgttattTTGTTACCAACTGGAACTAAAGTGTAAACACCAACTGGTACATAAGCGTAAGACGtctaaaaaatatatttcaaaCCTATGAGGAGGCCTGCGCGCACACGAAGTCACAAGTCACGCAATTTTTCACACGAAATATGCGCGCGTGCAATGCCTCAGATTTCAATAAGGAATCACTTGCCTCGCGTGCAATGCCTCAGATTTCAATAAGGAATCACTTGCCTCACATGTACGTAGCTTACATACACAGCAGATCGGATTGGAATACAGAGGCTTTCCTTTTGAATTAACCCGTGGAGGATCCTTTACACCAATCAGTACTATAAAAACCTCCTGAGCTATCCATCCACCATAAATATATGAGTTTGTGTTATCTAGCTTGAGTACGGGGTCCAATTTCCACTGGTATATTTGTGGTGGATGGATGAGGGGTTTTCTAGTAGTTTGTGTTACCACCAATTTCACAAAATACAGCACAAGTCAAGTTACAATCAGTTCCACAATTGCTCATTTCTTAGGAAACATTATATTCTATACACGTCCTTAGTCCATGGAGTAAGATGTTAAGCAAATAACCATTCATTGCCACCACAGTGGCTGTCAGGCAGCCACTGTGCTTACACTACTATACTTTGTGAAAACAGAGCAAAATTTTACAACGAGAATATGAGACCACTGGGCATGGTCCACGTTCGTCAAAGTGTTCATAATCCCAATATAGCACTGAATATGCAATCCTATCTTCCTGGTGGATGCAAATCCATGGCAAGGGATCTTCACGAAAGGTACATAATTCTCAGCAAATCCTAATTTTGTCTTAGCTTTTCACAAATTATTTCATCTGTGTTTCTTAATTCCAGGTTTTTGTTGGCAAGTGGAGTAAATGAGTTCCTTGACACTAGAGAAGTAGAGAAATTTGTGAAGTAGAGCTTTGTAATCAATAGATTTGTATAATGTACATATAGATCCTAGGTGGAAGAAAAAGTCACCATATATAGTTGGGAAAATCTAGCACTCCAGCTATTACATTATTCGTGTATCCTTGTATATAGAATTGtacagaggaggggaggggggatgAGGTTGACTGGGAAGGAGGCATCACTACTACGAAAAGGGTTTGTAGGGACGGGTGAAAATCCATTTTAGGGGCGGGTACCACACCTGCTCCTGCTTTCCATAGCTAAAAATAGTCGTTTGCAGACCGGCCCCTGAAAATGCATTTAAAGGGGCAGGCCAACCCCTCACCTGCCTCTagaaatcgatttgtaggggccggtcaccccccacccgcccctacaaatcggtTTCCAGCGCCCCTGGAAATACCTAGCCTGCCGAAAAATTaacaatttgaatttgaatttttttattatgtttCCCGCTACTTTTTATAATTTGGATTCCCGCCAATTTTGAGCTATCAATCTAGTTCACGATTGCATGCCATAGTGATCGATATGAAATACGTTTCATAAAATACAAATAATGACATATGCAAAATTACATCATATGGAAATAAAACACACACATATATGTCATTACATATCATTATTATAGTACATCATTAAAATTGAAACTCGAATGCATGTTTTTTCCTATATACCAACGGTACTAGAGGAGGCACGATGCTGCTTCTTCTCCCACTCACGAAGACAAAGATATTTAGACTCCTTTGCTAAttcatgttatttattataaaatgtgCCCCTTGGGTCGATCACTTCATGCATAATGAAACGACATAAATCGGTGACTACGTGTAGAAGTTCTCTCCCATGAAGTTGCCCCTCGTGCCATGTTGGATGGTCCTACAATTAATGAGAATCCATGGAGAAATTAAGCAAGTGTTAGATATACGAAAAAATAATGTAACACATGTACATCTAACCCTAATAAAGAGTAGTCCCTTACACATTCAGGATTAGTTGTTTATCTCGCTTGCACCCTAAGATGGTCGCACATGTAATACCTGCAGTACCCAGGATTAGCAGGTTGCTTGTGGCTTGGGAAGTTTGTGCGTAGAGACATTTCTGTTTTTTTCTTGTTGTGTGAGCACTTGCTGGTAAGCCCTGTTTTGAAAAGGAAGAAATCAGAAGTTAGTTTAAATGCATACTTGTATGGAAAAAATTGCATGATGACGTATGGAGAATAATAAGTTCACTAACATTCTGAGGATGAATATGAAATCTTTGTATGTGCTCTTTGACCAATCCAAAGAGTCCAATACGAGGACTCTTCCAAGCTTCGGTTGTAGCACAAAAGCAATCCAGTGATTTATGCAAAAATATTATATACGATTTTTAGCTATATGGATCAGAGCAAGTGCATATTGTAACAAATGATTGAGATTGCACGTACTTGATGTTGTATGGTACAAATATGCAATCAGCCACATCTTCCCATTCTCGCATCATCTTTGATATGTAGAATGCAACACTTGTCATGGCATCTTTGTGAAGCTTTTTTTCTTCCTCAACTTCTCCTTAGGCATTTGACTGTCCTTGAACGCATCATTGTTGTCCTCCCACGTACTTGGCCCGTTGTGCCTGGCCTCGCAAATAACTAGTGTTGGGGTTTTTTTCCCGAACAGACGAGAGATGAGATAGAGTGAGGAGAGAGCAAGCCAAGTGAGCAAATGTTTTttttacaactttgcgtgagtgattccttccgtctaactctttctattctgtaatcaaattgtttaaaccttaactaccaagaactgcctccgtataattttgcagtgaacactggttcctaattgtcataattcccgagaaaagcctactcgtggttatggactcattgaggagacctccagaacaatacgaaaatcttcttaacatgatgaaaaagtaattctaccactactccgtcgatgactaataatttggatcactttgttacttgactataattgttctaatcttgcacaggatttggaaagaattcaCTAAAAATCAtcgcaaatttgacaaggaattgaagatcaagacagattttgcggtacacACTTGGATGATttgttgcacgattcattagttttattatatattcatgtaaatatctaataatttcttctctcttaaagtgtatgaggcagaaacaaggcactaatttatgcgcatactatgtatgcaagaacatccatggtctggtaggtcctccaaagggctagacagattgggaggaggaagtaagtaaaaaactcgTTAATATtcgaactcgtattttaattagtcgaaattaattatccccttttccataggtcgaggagatgcacgataaactcataccggaggaaaagattatggcgattcaagaacaattctccggatttattgttgagcaagtcatcgatccaaaaggcgaattcttctatgatggaatatctaatattgacaatcgcagcaaatatgataatatacgcgtatatatgtaattaagaatgaatatacctatgtaaatatatatgtgtgtgtatgtattaaatttctatttatgagtatgtatgtattatatatataagcactccaataatatatatatatatatatatgtgtgtgtgtgtatatatatatatatttatataatattggtcctagacattttcatatgtaaaggaattcacatgtatagatatgtgtgtgtgtgtatatatatatatatatatatatatatatatatatatatatatatgtggagatcatacacactgaattccaatacataagtttaattgaaatgcaaaagtataattgaaatagaaaaagaattgagaaaaggaaaacatgaaaaaaagggaCGTtgtgtcccggttggtaacactaaccgagacaaaaggtcctcttttgtcccggttgccagacccgggacaaaagatcctcttttgtcccggttgccagacccgggacaaaagggcacccttttgtcccggaatggcgttcccggttgggaaaccgggacaacaggggtttcccaaccgggacaaatcaacgtttttgtagtagtgagaaTTCGAACTAACTTGTAAACCTGCAAATACATGGGCCTTTTAGAAGATACATGTATCATAtattctacaaaggactagcaTATGTACCCACCTGAGCACTTCTAAGTGATAATGACAATTCCAAGGAGTTGCGGCAACCGTCAACCCTATAAGAAAGTAAAACTGGTTAGACTATCCATGAACTAAGGCACTTACATGCGAATaacaaaaagataaaagaaaacatCCACACAGAAGGGAAATTATTAGAGTAATGCAAATAACACCTTTTGTCACAGGTCCTCCTCACATATTGACTACTCTTGAGCTCTCCCCGTCCACCATATTTAGTTTCATCCGTGTTCAAGATGAGCTGGCCAAATAAAAACATAATATCTCAGTCCTGATTACACAAATCTATGAAGTGAAAGCAtataaaattacaaaaaaaaaactaggaaTTTGCTTGTTCTGAAAGTACACAATATCCTTCAACATGAGGAATGCAACCACTAGCACACGAAGGCATGATTCAGTGAAGTCAGATCAGATTTAAGTAGAAATTGTGTAGTTGTTATTGTTCAGTTTGTATAGATATTTTTCTAGAACACGCAGGAAAGCTGCGTGTATTTGCATTAATAGGAAAAAAAATCGTTCGATTACATGCCGACTCCACAGCTTGGTTAGTTCTTTTTAAATGTGCGCCTAGAACAGGTCTACCCTTCTAAGCACCTCACAGCAACAGGCCTCCTAGTGCCTTTGCCCCAGCCTGGATCCAAAGGTGAGCCAGCTCGGTCACGTCTTGGACCACCAACGTGTCCTCGGCTGGCCGCTGTCAAACACACACCAGTTGCGAAGCATCCAAATGGACCAGGCCGTGAGGAACACAAGCGAGTTGAAACCTTTACGCTGGCCGCTAGGGCTTCAGCAATCGACGCGACGCCTTCCGCCACCATCTCTGGCCTCATGTTGAGAGGGGGCAAGCAGTTGGAAGCCCGCCCTGCCGAGGGACTCCACCCAGACTTGTCGCACCACCAAACTCTTGTCCGTCCTCGAGCGCGGACCTCACAGAACCCGAGTAGGAATCGACTCTGGTGCCCGTCACCATGCAGATGCTCCCTCGCCGAGCGATCAGGATCCCACCTCTATGCCCGACATGCAGGACGCCGGGAGGGTAACGAACTGATCAAACTCAGTGCCTAACGTGGACGGAAGCATCGCCGATGTTACAAACGCCAATTCGCTCCTAAAGGCAAATTATGTCGCCCGCACAAAATTACGCCGCGCCTACGATTAAGGCCACGAGCATTCCAGAATAACACACTTGATAAATTCATTGATAACACAATTTAGACAACTAGTACAAGCCCTGCACCAAAGGTT comes from Panicum virgatum strain AP13 chromosome 4K, P.virgatum_v5, whole genome shotgun sequence and encodes:
- the LOC120703268 gene encoding phosphoglucosamine mutase-like — protein: MATVTTSSPATLQSCKHASHGVVRYCPPLPWRRRSYSQVSTRATASSHGQPSATTGGRVEAPVGIAAEAGEEGDSIRRLQNGPDVRGMALEGEKGRPVDLTPLAVEVVAESFGEWLREELQRPEGEELRVSVGCDPRLSGARLSAALFAGLARAGCSVFDMGLATTPACFMSTILPRFNYDASIMMTASHLPYTRNGLKFFTKRGGLTSVDVEKICNRAAQKYVARKMGLGSRGTPPVVMRVDLMSAYSQHLRDIIKQRVAHPTHYDTPLKGFKVIVNAGNGCGGFFTWDVLEKLGADTTGSLHLEPDGMFPNHMPNPEDATAMSLTRDAVLAHGADLGVVFDTDVDRSGVVDDTGAAINGDRLIALMSAIVLDEHPGTMVVTDARASDGLTRFIASRGGHHCLYRVGYRNVIDKGVQLNNDGVETHLMMETTGHGALKENYFLDDGAYMVVKIVIEMVRMKLAELDGGVGSLIMDLEEPAESVLLRMNILGEPKHAKQRGTMAVEAFKNYIQEDKLSGWVLDDCGDCSVGEGCLVDTNDHPIDVDAYMYRAKFYNENMRPLGMVHVRQSVHNPNIALNMQSYLPGGCKSMARDLHERFLLASGVNEFLDTREVEKFVK